The following nucleotide sequence is from Burkholderia gladioli.
GCGTAAGGCGGATTGGTCCGCGCAGGCCGTGGCGCAGCGCGCGCAGGCCGCGTTCTCGGCGATCCGCGACGCGCAGGTCTATGCGCTGCTGCCGCCCGCGATCGACGGCATGGGCACCTCGAACGGCTTCGACTTCTTCCTGCAGGACGTGAACGGCGCCGGCCACGAGCGGCTCAACACGATCCGCGACCGGCTGCTGGCCGCCGCCGGCAAGAGCCCGCTGCTGGCCAACACGCGGCCCAACGGGCAGGAGGACACGCCGCAGTTCGCCGTCGAGGTGGACCAGTCGAAGGCCAGCACGCTGGGCCTGAACCTGGCCGACGTGAACACCACGCTGTCGGTGGCCTGGGGCAGCGACTACGTCAACGACTTCATCGACCGCGGCCGCGTCAAGCGCGTCTACGTGCAGTCCGACGCGGGCTTCCGCATGCACCCGGGCGATCTCGATCACTGGTACGTGCGCGGCTCGGGCGGCGAGATGGTGCCGTTCTCCTCGTTCGCGGCGGGTCGCTGGAGCTTCGGCGCGACGCGCCTGGAGCGCTACAACGGCATGTCGGCGCTGGAGATCCAGGGCGAGGCCGCGCCGGGCGTGAGCTCCGGCGACGCGATGCGCGAGATCGACCGGCTGGTGGCCTCGCTGCCGGCGGGCTTCCGCCACGAGTGGACCGGCTTGTCCTTCGAGGAGCGGCTGTCGGGCAACCAGGCCACGGCGCTGTACGCGATCTCGGTGCTGGTGGTGTTCCTGTGCCTGGCCGCCTTGTACGAGAGCTGGTCGATCCCGTTCGCGGTGATGCTGTCGGTGCCGGTGGGCATCGCCGGCGCGCTGGCGGGGGCCTTCCTGTTCGGGCAGACCAACGACGTCTATTTCAAGGTCGGCCTGTTGACCACCATCGGCCTGGCGGCCAAGAACGCGATCCTGATCGTCGAGTTCGCGCTGGAACGCGAGGCGCGCGGCGCGAGCCTGCTGGAAGCCACGCTCGACGCCGCGCGGCAGCGCCTGCGGCCGATCCTGATGACCTCGTTCGCCTTCATCCTCGGCGTGCTGCCGCTGGCGCTCGCGAGGGGCGCGGGCTCGGGCGCGCAGAACGCGATCGGGGTGGGCGTGCTGGGCGGGATGATCGCGGCCACGGTGCTGGGGATCTTCTTCGTGCCGCTGCTGTTCGTGAGCGTGCGGAGGGTGTTCAGGGGGCAGGCGCGGGAGGAATGAGCGGCGCGCGCAGCAATCAGAAGCGCCAATCCTGCTGGTGCATGAACTCCTCGAGATCGATGCAGGGAATGCGGAAGTAGGCACAGACGTTGGGAATCTTGGCGGCGTGCTGCTTCGGCATCAATGGGCCGCCGGGCCGTGCCCATCCCTCTTCGGTCACGAGGGTTCCATCACGAACTTTCGCGCATGCGATGAGAAACGGATCGGCGACCGGCATGCCTTTCAGGCTCTGCTGCTGCCCGATCAACGCTTGAAAATGGCGCACCCTAAAAATCTCCGCGACGAAGCGGAGTTCGTCGGCACTGGGCGTCGTGAAGATCGCGGCGTGATCCTTGACCCATTTCAGCACGTCGTCGCTGACGGCTTGACGTTCGAGTTCGCGCTGCACCTCGCGCGTCGAAATCAGCCGGCGCTGCGATACGAGTTCTTCCAGTCCATCCCAGATGCTCCTGAACACGCGCGGGTAGAAGTGTTGCAGCGATCGGATGGAACTCGTGTCGAACACATAGATCATGTCTCCGCCCCTTGAAGAACACGTTCTTCAAGGCCGGCGAAGCGCTTCGGTTTGATATCGAGGAAATTCGCGGCTTGTTCCAGCGTCAATTGCTGACGGTAATGGCGGCCGACCACTTCGCGGGCAAAACGATCGCTCAGGTAGACGCCCTGGTTCAGGTAGTAGTTGCCGCCGGCGCCTTTCCTTTGCTGCGACGCCCATCGCGCGGCCTGCTCGCGGTAGAACGTCGGCGTGACGCGGCCCTGGTCGAGCAGGCGGCGCAGCACGGCTTCCCGGCTCACGCCATAGCGGCTGGCAAGCTCGGAGAACGCCTGCTCCGGCGCCGATTCCGCATTGCGCGGCAGACGCGCCGCGTGTTGCCCGAAGTCCGCGGCGGGGATCAGCACCTCGGCGGCGACGGCGTTGCAGAATCGCTCGATGTTCTGTTCGGCCTGCGGCAGGTGCTCGATGTAGTCCGGATCGAACTTGCTGAGCCCGTTCATGCCGAGCAGGATGTGAGCCAGTTCGTGCAGCATGCTGAAGGTCTGCCGCGTCTTGGTCGTGCCGTTGTTCAGGTAGATCAGCGGGAAGGTTTCGTCGACCAGGCAGAAGCCCGAGATATCCGCTTGCTTGAACGAGGACTTGAACACGAATACGCCGAGCTCCTCGATGGCCTTGCGCCAATGCTTCAAGGCCAGCTCGTCGTTTTTCCATGTGGATTGCGCGTGCAGGCTGATGCCGAGGGCGTCGCGCATGCGCCGGGCCTGCTCAGTGACCGGCACCGGCAGCGACAGCGCCAGTTGTTTCCAGATACGGATGTCGGCGGGATTGCGGCCGGCGAATACCTCGGCGAGCGAGAGCTGGAACGCGTGCGCGCGACGAATCTGGAGGTAGGTGTCGCGCGAGAGGGCGCGCATGTCGCGATCCGGAAGCGTGCGGAATTCGCGTTGCGGTACGTGTTCCTCGGGCGGCGCCGGCAGGAAGAATACGGCTAGCGGGCGCTTGTAGACCTGATACGCGAGTTTTTCCAGCTGGGCATAGCTTGGCGCGTCGCTGCCGGCTTCCCAGGCCGCGAGGTCGGCCGCCGTGAGCTTGCCGATATGGGCGGCGTCCTCGATCGACAGGCCGACGGTCTGCCTGGCCCATCGAAGCAGTTCCGGTTGCACGCCCGCCACGGGCTCGCGTTTCGTCATGTTTCCTCCAGCGCCCGGGGAGCCGCATTGCCCGCTTCGGCGCGAAGCAGCCATCTTACTCGCGGCGCCGAGCGATCGGAACCTGATGCGCCCGCGTCGCTTTGACCGTGCGATCGAGTCGATTGCCAGGCGGAACGGCGCCATTTTCCACCTGCATGCGCGTTTTGTTTCGCACCACGCAACAACCCCCGCCAAAGCCAGCACCCACTTACCTCACTCGTCCGATCACTCAGGGTATCCGCCGATGCCCGGAGCCTCCACGGCGCTCCCCGGATTCGTGTACGCTGCGACCACCCGCAGCCTCCGCCCGCCGAGGAGCCTCGCATGAACGGAATCGAGACCATCGCCCGCTACGAAGCGGCATTGCGCGACGCGATGCTGGCCAACGACGTCGTGACGCTGTCCGAGCTGATCGACGACGACCTGGTGTTCACGGCGCCCGACGGGCAGGTGCTGTCGAAGGACGACGACCTGGACGCGCATCGCGCGCGGCTGCTGCGCCTGCATCGGCTCGACATCATCGAGACCCGCTCGCGGCGCGTCGGCGAGATGGTGGTGACGGTCACCAAGGCCGATCTGGCGGGACATTTCGGCTCCACGCCGATCGACGGGCAGTTCGCCTATACGCGGCTCTGGCGTGCCTCGGGGGCGCGCTGGCGGGTGATCGCGGGGCACGCCTCGCGGATCGGCTGAAGCGCGTGCCGGTGCCGCCGCCGAGGCGGCAGCCCGAGGATGTCGGCCATTGCCGAATGTGGATCGGGATCAGGCCGCAAGCGCGTTGCGGATTGCCGCGGAAAGCTCGGCCGGCGAAAACTTGGCGATATAGCCGTTCGCACCGGTATTTCGAGCATGGGTCTCGTTCGCTTCCCCGGTCAGGGAGGAATGGATCAGCACCGGAATATGTCTCAGACGGTCATCGGCCTTGATTTTCCGCGTCAAGGTAAAGCCGTCCATCTCGGGCATCTCGAGATCGGTGACCACCAGGGAAACCTTGTCGCGTACCGGCACGCCTTCCTGCTCGGCCTGCTCCGTCAGCTTGAGCAGCATCTGCCAGGCCATTTCCCCGTTCGACGCCATCATGTGAGGCGCCTGCAGGGCGGTCAGCGCCTGGTCGAGCAAGGCCCGCGCGAAGCCCGAATCGTCCACCGCGAGAATGCTCCCGCTCGATGCGCGCACGGCCGCACCCACGTCCGCCGGCTTGACGTCCTCGTGCTGCTCGGGGAACACGTCGCGCATCACCTGCTCGACATCGAGGATCTGCGCGAGCCGGCTTTGTCCGTCCGCGCCGCCGAGTCGCGCGATGCCGGTCACGTAGCCGGAAGTGCCGCTCGATTCCGCGCTCAGCACCTGGTTCCATTCGAGGCGCACGATGTCCTCGACCTCCTCGACGGCAAATGCCTGCGTGCCGCGCGAGAATTCCGTGACCAGCAGGATGGCTGGCGCATTCTCGGTCCGGGTGCCGATCAGGGAGGCCAGATCGATGACGGGGATGATCTGACCACGAATGTCGACCGCGCCGAGGATGTGAGCGGCCGAGCCCGCGATCGGCGTGACCTCGGGCATGGTCGCGATCTCGCGGATCTTGAACACGTTGATGCCGTACAGGGCGCGTGGCGCATTGGGGCGCACGCTCCCCAGGCGAAACAGCAGGAGTTCGAGCCGATTGTTGCTCGTCAGCGTCGTGCGTTCGTCAATGTTGCCGTCGATGGTCTTCATGAGATCTCCTGGTTTCGCGGATCGAGTCCGATCTGGGGGGAGCGGGGTCAGCGCCTGGCATGCCGCGCTGGCGAAGGGCTGCCTGGGCGTTCACGTCATGGTCCTCGCGGCGGGAACGATCAGCCCAGGGCCGGCACGCAATCGCCCGGCGAGAAGGACTGTTCCAGTTTCGTCGCCGCGATCAGCGCGTTGCCGAGCAGCCCTTCCTGCAGTACGAGGGCGCGCTTGATTTCCGGTTCGAACGAAATCGGGCGCCACAGCTCGGCGGCGGAAACACCCTGGCTGATATGGAGCAGGGACAGCAGTCCCACCAACCGGCCCTTGTTGCACGTTTGGGCCGTGGCGCCCCGGGAAGCCAGCCAGTCGCTTATCCGGTCGGCGCGTTGCCGAGCCAGGTCGGTAAGCGGGTCGGCCGTCGCGTCGGCCCCGCCTTGATACAGTTGCAGCGCGCACCACGTGAGCAGCATCTGGGTGCCGGCCAGCGAGACGGCATGCGCGATCGACGAGATTCTTAACCTCGACGGGTTGCCGACGATGCAACTGTTCGCCAGATGCAGCAATTGCACGCATAACCCAGGGCTTCGCTCGATCTTCTCCGCCAGTTGAGGCAGGCTTGCCTCGTCGAGCAGAGCCTGTATCAACTGGGTGACGACCTCGAGGTCCGGCAGGACCTTCTTCTTCGATATGACTTGAGGTCGGCTGAAATAGAACCCTTGCATCAGCGCGCAGCCGGATGCCAGGGCGCATGCCCGCTCGGCGACCGTTTCGATTTTCTCCGCGAGCGCCATCTTGCCGTGCTCGACGACGGTATCGATCAGCCGGTCGCGCTGCTCGGGATCGGTATAGGGCCAATCCACTTTCACGATGTCGATCAAGGGAAGGATGTTCAGCAGGTCGGGCGACACCGTGCGCACGTCGTCGAGCGCCAAGCGGAAGCCGAGCGATTTCAGCTGCTCGCAACGGCGTATGAGCTGTCGGTCCAGCTCGCATGTCTCGAGAATCTCGAGCACGAAGCGGCGCACGGGTAAGGTGTGGATCACCGGCGACATCAGAAAGGCCGCCGAGCAATTCAGGAAAAAGGTACGGACCGGCGAGACATTGTTGAGACCGACGTGGCCCATCGCGGCCTCGATCACGGTCATCGTTGCGCGGGAGTGGTCGGTGACGGATGTCACGGAGCCCGCCGCGTCACGAAACAGCAACTCGTGGCCGTATATCTTTCCAGCGCGATCGACGATCGCCTGCTTGGCGAAGATCGCCAGGCCGTGCTCGCGATCGGCAGTGCCGGCTTGCATCTCAACCATCCTCCACGCGAATTGAAAACCATCGAGCCGGCCGGCATCGCCGAAGTGGCGAGCGCCCGCGCTTTCATCCCATCGCTCTTTTGTCGGCCCGATATCCTTGCGGGCGGGCGAGCGGCAACATTCTCCAATGGCGTTCGGCATCGCCGATGCCGCCTTCAATCCTCAGACCGATTGATTTCGGCACGGCGCGTTCCTCATATGGCAATGCAGGGCACGACAATGAAAATGTAATAACGACACCGGCTCGATTTGCTTGAGTGGTTCGGGTGTTTATCCCGATGCCGCATCGGGGAAAATCGCGTCGCGGCGCCCGTGACTGGCGGGTGTCGATGG
It contains:
- a CDS encoding chemotaxis protein is translated as MKTIDGNIDERTTLTSNNRLELLLFRLGSVRPNAPRALYGINVFKIREIATMPEVTPIAGSAAHILGAVDIRGQIIPVIDLASLIGTRTENAPAILLVTEFSRGTQAFAVEEVEDIVRLEWNQVLSAESSGTSGYVTGIARLGGADGQSRLAQILDVEQVMRDVFPEQHEDVKPADVGAAVRASSGSILAVDDSGFARALLDQALTALQAPHMMASNGEMAWQMLLKLTEQAEQEGVPVRDKVSLVVTDLEMPEMDGFTLTRKIKADDRLRHIPVLIHSSLTGEANETHARNTGANGYIAKFSPAELSAAIRNALAA
- a CDS encoding XRE family transcriptional regulator, producing MTKREPVAGVQPELLRWARQTVGLSIEDAAHIGKLTAADLAAWEAGSDAPSYAQLEKLAYQVYKRPLAVFFLPAPPEEHVPQREFRTLPDRDMRALSRDTYLQIRRAHAFQLSLAEVFAGRNPADIRIWKQLALSLPVPVTEQARRMRDALGISLHAQSTWKNDELALKHWRKAIEELGVFVFKSSFKQADISGFCLVDETFPLIYLNNGTTKTRQTFSMLHELAHILLGMNGLSKFDPDYIEHLPQAEQNIERFCNAVAAEVLIPAADFGQHAARLPRNAESAPEQAFSELASRYGVSREAVLRRLLDQGRVTPTFYREQAARWASQQRKGAGGNYYLNQGVYLSDRFAREVVGRHYRQQLTLEQAANFLDIKPKRFAGLEERVLQGAET
- a CDS encoding nuclear transport factor 2 family protein; its protein translation is MNGIETIARYEAALRDAMLANDVVTLSELIDDDLVFTAPDGQVLSKDDDLDAHRARLLRLHRLDIIETRSRRVGEMVVTVTKADLAGHFGSTPIDGQFAYTRLWRASGARWRVIAGHASRIG
- a CDS encoding PIN domain-containing protein, with product MIYVFDTSSIRSLQHFYPRVFRSIWDGLEELVSQRRLISTREVQRELERQAVSDDVLKWVKDHAAIFTTPSADELRFVAEIFRVRHFQALIGQQQSLKGMPVADPFLIACAKVRDGTLVTEEGWARPGGPLMPKQHAAKIPNVCAYFRIPCIDLEEFMHQQDWRF
- a CDS encoding EAL and HDOD domain-containing protein, producing the protein MPNAIGECCRSPARKDIGPTKERWDESAGARHFGDAGRLDGFQFAWRMVEMQAGTADREHGLAIFAKQAIVDRAGKIYGHELLFRDAAGSVTSVTDHSRATMTVIEAAMGHVGLNNVSPVRTFFLNCSAAFLMSPVIHTLPVRRFVLEILETCELDRQLIRRCEQLKSLGFRLALDDVRTVSPDLLNILPLIDIVKVDWPYTDPEQRDRLIDTVVEHGKMALAEKIETVAERACALASGCALMQGFYFSRPQVISKKKVLPDLEVVTQLIQALLDEASLPQLAEKIERSPGLCVQLLHLANSCIVGNPSRLRISSIAHAVSLAGTQMLLTWCALQLYQGGADATADPLTDLARQRADRISDWLASRGATAQTCNKGRLVGLLSLLHISQGVSAAELWRPISFEPEIKRALVLQEGLLGNALIAATKLEQSFSPGDCVPALG